One part of the Lycium ferocissimum isolate CSIRO_LF1 chromosome 8, AGI_CSIRO_Lferr_CH_V1, whole genome shotgun sequence genome encodes these proteins:
- the LOC132068520 gene encoding DNA repair protein RAD16-like isoform X4, with protein MKLRSRPSSSSNKGESSRQYQDSSDEDDVLSMSLDSDDYGSSDEDEVINLLNEGQTSGVLDSDYVTEEVWSEITKRRKLGSYRKKGQKSIKIKEEQVEEEEHADWMNEVGGGGEVDTGYLLLMGRIEDRKKSRDKSKKKRGATLMWEIWEEENDRWMAENYTNDLDLNGQNELVTETVEPPSDLIMPLLRYQKEWLAWALKQEESTARGGILADEMGMGKTVQAIALVLAQRELGQAISDSRLLSPAPCTSQELPAVKGTLVICPVVAVIQWVSEIDRFTTKGSNKILVYHGANREKNIDKFAEYDFVITTYSTVEAEYRKNVMPPKQKCQWCGKSFYEQKLSVHQKYFCGPDAVKTANQSKQQSKKPKPVGKTSKLKKDYSDSEIDTGKRGRGKGKKRKSETDAGSIDDSASVGQDMSTKKSILHSVKWNRIILDEAHYVKDRRSNTTRAILALESSYKWALSGTPLQNRVGELYSLVRFLQMIPYSYYFCKDCDCRVLDYSSSECPHCPHKSVRHFCWWNRYIASPIQAQGNHRTGRDAMVLLKHKILKSILLRRTKKGRAADLALPPRIVTLRKDSLDVKEEDYYTSLYNESQAQFNTYIQAGTLMNNYAHIFDLLTRLRQAVDHPYLVVYSSTALARNGHINDAGYVEQPCGLCHDPVEDPVVTSCTHVFCKSCLINFSASVGQVSCPSCSKPLTVDFTANDKGDQKSKATIKGFRSSSILNRICLDDFQTSTKIDALREEIRFMVERDGSAKAIVFSQFTSFLDLIHYSLQKSGISCVQLDGSMTMAARDNAITRFTEDPDCRIFLMSLKAGGVALNLTVASHVFLMDPWWNPAVERQAQDRIHRIGQYKPIRVVRFVIENTIEERILKLQEKKELVFEGTVGGCSEALGKLTEADLKFLFVT; from the exons ATGAAACTCCGTTCTCGTCCTTCATCCTCTtcaaataaag GAGAATCAAGCCGCCAATATCAGGACAGTTCTGATGAGGATGATGTTCTTTCTATGTCTTTGGATTCTGATGACTATGGAAGCAGTGATGAAG ATGAAGTAATTAATTTGTTGAACGAAGGCCAAACTAGTGGAGTTCTTGATAGTGATTATGTAACAGAGGAAGTTTGGTCCGAGAtaacaaaaagaaggaaattggGATCCTATAGAAAAAAGGGCCAAAAGAGtatcaaaataaaagaagagcAGGTAGAAGAAGAGGAGCACGCAGATTGGATGAATGAAGTAGGAGGGGGTGGTGAAGTAGATACTGGCTATCTTCTATTGATGGGGAGGATAGAGGATAGGAAGAAGAGCCGTGACAAGAgtaaaaagaagagaggagccACTTTGATGTGGGAGATCTGGGAAGAAGAGAACGATAGGTGGATGGCTGAAAACTATACAAATGATCTAGACTTGAATGGTCAGAACGAGTTGGTGACTGAAACTGTTGAGCCACCATCTGACTTGATCATGCCCTTGCTGAGGTACCAGAAAGAGTGGTTGGCTTGGGCATTGAAGCAAGAAGAATCTACTGCTAGAGGCGGTATTCTTGCTGATGAAATGGGGATGGGAAAGACTGTTCAAGCCATAGCTCTTGTGCTTGCTCAACGCGAATTAGGGCAAGCAATTTCTGATTCCCGTTTGCTTTCACCTGCCCCTTGTACTTCCCAGGAGCTCCCAGCAGTGAAAGGAACCCTTGTTATATGTCCTGTTGTTGCTGTGATTCAGTGGGTCAGTGAGATTGACCGCTTCACCACTAAAGGAAGCAACAAAATTCTTGTTTATCATGGTGCCAACAGGGAGAAAAATATTGACAAATTCGCagaatatgattttgttatcACTACATACTCCACAGTGGAGGCTGAGTATAGGAAAAATGTGATGCCACCAAAACAAAAATGCCAGTGGTGTGGAAAATCTTTTTACGAACAAAAGTTGTCTGTTCACCAGAAGTACTTTTGTGGACCAGATGCTGTTAAAACTGCTAACCAATCAAAGCAGCAGAGCAAGAAGCCAAAGCCAGTAGGAAAAACCTCAAAGCTGAAAAAAGATTACAGTGATTCAGAAATTGATACGGGCAAAAGAGGTCGTGGGAAGGGAAAGAAGCGCAAGAGCGAGACTGATGCTGGTTCTATTGATGATTCAGCCAGTGTCGGTCAAGATATGTCCACGAAGAAGTCAATTTTGCACTCTGTGAAATGGAATCGTATCATTTTGGATGAG GCCCATTATGTGAAAGATAGACGCTCCAACACTACAAGAGCTATTCTTGCGCTAGAATCTTCTTATAAGTGGGCCTTAAGTGGTACTCCCCTCCAGAACCGTGTAGGAGAGTTGTACTCACTT GTCCGTTTCCTGCAAATGATTCCTTACTCGTACTACTTCTGCAAAGATTGTGATTGCAGAGTTCTGGACTATAG CTCATCCGAGTGCCCACATTGCCCCCACAAATCTGTTCGGCATTTTTGCTGGTGGAATAGA TACATTGCCTCACCCATACAAGCTCAAGGGAATCACAGGACTGGTAGAGATGCGATGGTTTTGTTGaaacacaaaattttgaaaagcatatTGCTAAGACGTACTAAAAAGGGAAGGGCTGCTGATCTTGCACTTCCTCCGAGGATT GTTACCTTGCGCAAAGATTCTTTGGATGTGAAAGAAGAAGACTACTACACATCACTATACAATGAAAGCCAGGCACAGTTTAATAC ATACATTCAAGCTGGTACTTTGATGAATAACTATGCTCACATTTTTGATCTACTCACTCGCCTGCGACAG GCAGTTGATCATCCTTATCTTGTGGTATACTCAAGTACTGCTTTGGCTAGAAATGGACACATAAATGATGCAGGCTATGTTGAACAACCATGTGGTTTATGTCATGATCCAGTAGAAGATCCAGTT GTTACTTCTTGCACACATGTCTTTTGCAAGTCATGTCTGATAAATTTTTCTGCAAGTGTGGGACAAGTTTCATGCCCTTCATGTTCTAAACCACTTACAGTGGATTTCACCGCAAATGATAAGGGGGATCAGAAATCTAAAGCGACTATCAAAGGGTTTAGGTCTTCAAGTATACTGAACAGAATTTGTCTTGATGATTTCCAGACAAGCACAAAAATAGATGCTTTG AGAGAAGAAATAAGGTTCATGGTTGAAAGAGATGGTTCTGCAAAAGCAATAGTCTTCAGCCAATTCACATCGTTTTTGGATCTGATACACTATTCTTTACAGAAG TCGGGCATCAGTTGTGTTCAGTTAGATGGATCCATGACTATGGCTGCAAGAGATAATGCAATTACAAGATTTACTGAGGATCCAGATTGCAGGATATTCCTTATGAGCTTGAAAGCCGGTGGTGTTGCCCTCAATCTTACAGTGGCATCACAT GTTTTCTTGATGGATCCTTGGTGGAATCCTGCTGTGGAGCGGCAAGCCCAAGATAGAATCCATCGAATAGGGCAGTATAAACCAATCAG GGTTGTGAGATTTGTGATTGAGAATACCATTGAGGAGAGGATCTTAAAGTTGCAAGAGAAGAAGGAACTAGTTTTTGAAGG GACGGTCGGTGGCTGTTCTGAGGCCTTGGGGAAACTAACAGAGGCAGACTTGAAATTTTTGTTTGTAACCTAA
- the LOC132068520 gene encoding DNA repair protein RAD16-like isoform X2, giving the protein MKLRSRPSSSSNKGESSRQYQDSSDEDDVLSMSLDSDDYGSSDEDEADEVINLLNEGQTSGVLDSDYVTEEVWSEITKRRKLGSYRKKGQKSIKIKEEQVEEEEHADWMNEVGGGGEVDTGYLLLMGRIEDRKKSRDKSKKKRGATLMWEIWEEENDRWMAENYTNDLDLNGQNELVTETVEPPSDLIMPLLRYQKEWLAWALKQEESTARGGILADEMGMGKTVQAIALVLAQRELGQAISDSRLLSPAPCTSQELPAVKGTLVICPVVAVIQWVSEIDRFTTKGSNKILVYHGANREKNIDKFAEYDFVITTYSTVEAEYRKNVMPPKQKCQWCGKSFYEQKLSVHQKYFCGPDAVKTANQSKQQSKKPKPVGKTSKLKKDYSDSEIDTGKRGRGKGKKRKSETDAGSIDDSASVGQDMSTKKSILHSVKWNRIILDEAHYVKDRRSNTTRAILALESSYKWALSGTPLQNRVGELYSLVRFLQMIPYSYYFCKDCDCRVLDYSSSECPHCPHKSVRHFCWWNRYIASPIQAQGNHRTGRDAMVLLKHKILKSILLRRTKKGRAADLALPPRIVTLRKDSLDVKEEDYYTSLYNESQAQFNTYIQAGTLMNNYAHIFDLLTRLRQAVDHPYLVVYSSTALARNGHINDAGYVEQPCGLCHDPVEDPVVTSCTHVFCKSCLINFSASVGQVSCPSCSKPLTVDFTANDKGDQKSKATIKGFRSSSILNRICLDDFQTSTKIDALREEIRFMVERDGSAKAIVFSQFTSFLDLIHYSLQKSGISCVQLDGSMTMAARDNAITRFTEDPDCRIFLMSLKAGGVALNLTVASHVFLMDPWWNPAVERQAQDRIHRIGQYKPIRVVRFVIENTIEERILKLQEKKELVFEGTVGGCSEALGKLTEADLKFLFVT; this is encoded by the exons ATGAAACTCCGTTCTCGTCCTTCATCCTCTtcaaataaag GAGAATCAAGCCGCCAATATCAGGACAGTTCTGATGAGGATGATGTTCTTTCTATGTCTTTGGATTCTGATGACTATGGAAGCAGTGATGAAG ATGAAGCAGATGAAGTAATTAATTTGTTGAACGAAGGCCAAACTAGTGGAGTTCTTGATAGTGATTATGTAACAGAGGAAGTTTGGTCCGAGAtaacaaaaagaaggaaattggGATCCTATAGAAAAAAGGGCCAAAAGAGtatcaaaataaaagaagagcAGGTAGAAGAAGAGGAGCACGCAGATTGGATGAATGAAGTAGGAGGGGGTGGTGAAGTAGATACTGGCTATCTTCTATTGATGGGGAGGATAGAGGATAGGAAGAAGAGCCGTGACAAGAgtaaaaagaagagaggagccACTTTGATGTGGGAGATCTGGGAAGAAGAGAACGATAGGTGGATGGCTGAAAACTATACAAATGATCTAGACTTGAATGGTCAGAACGAGTTGGTGACTGAAACTGTTGAGCCACCATCTGACTTGATCATGCCCTTGCTGAGGTACCAGAAAGAGTGGTTGGCTTGGGCATTGAAGCAAGAAGAATCTACTGCTAGAGGCGGTATTCTTGCTGATGAAATGGGGATGGGAAAGACTGTTCAAGCCATAGCTCTTGTGCTTGCTCAACGCGAATTAGGGCAAGCAATTTCTGATTCCCGTTTGCTTTCACCTGCCCCTTGTACTTCCCAGGAGCTCCCAGCAGTGAAAGGAACCCTTGTTATATGTCCTGTTGTTGCTGTGATTCAGTGGGTCAGTGAGATTGACCGCTTCACCACTAAAGGAAGCAACAAAATTCTTGTTTATCATGGTGCCAACAGGGAGAAAAATATTGACAAATTCGCagaatatgattttgttatcACTACATACTCCACAGTGGAGGCTGAGTATAGGAAAAATGTGATGCCACCAAAACAAAAATGCCAGTGGTGTGGAAAATCTTTTTACGAACAAAAGTTGTCTGTTCACCAGAAGTACTTTTGTGGACCAGATGCTGTTAAAACTGCTAACCAATCAAAGCAGCAGAGCAAGAAGCCAAAGCCAGTAGGAAAAACCTCAAAGCTGAAAAAAGATTACAGTGATTCAGAAATTGATACGGGCAAAAGAGGTCGTGGGAAGGGAAAGAAGCGCAAGAGCGAGACTGATGCTGGTTCTATTGATGATTCAGCCAGTGTCGGTCAAGATATGTCCACGAAGAAGTCAATTTTGCACTCTGTGAAATGGAATCGTATCATTTTGGATGAG GCCCATTATGTGAAAGATAGACGCTCCAACACTACAAGAGCTATTCTTGCGCTAGAATCTTCTTATAAGTGGGCCTTAAGTGGTACTCCCCTCCAGAACCGTGTAGGAGAGTTGTACTCACTT GTCCGTTTCCTGCAAATGATTCCTTACTCGTACTACTTCTGCAAAGATTGTGATTGCAGAGTTCTGGACTATAG CTCATCCGAGTGCCCACATTGCCCCCACAAATCTGTTCGGCATTTTTGCTGGTGGAATAGA TACATTGCCTCACCCATACAAGCTCAAGGGAATCACAGGACTGGTAGAGATGCGATGGTTTTGTTGaaacacaaaattttgaaaagcatatTGCTAAGACGTACTAAAAAGGGAAGGGCTGCTGATCTTGCACTTCCTCCGAGGATT GTTACCTTGCGCAAAGATTCTTTGGATGTGAAAGAAGAAGACTACTACACATCACTATACAATGAAAGCCAGGCACAGTTTAATAC ATACATTCAAGCTGGTACTTTGATGAATAACTATGCTCACATTTTTGATCTACTCACTCGCCTGCGACAG GCAGTTGATCATCCTTATCTTGTGGTATACTCAAGTACTGCTTTGGCTAGAAATGGACACATAAATGATGCAGGCTATGTTGAACAACCATGTGGTTTATGTCATGATCCAGTAGAAGATCCAGTT GTTACTTCTTGCACACATGTCTTTTGCAAGTCATGTCTGATAAATTTTTCTGCAAGTGTGGGACAAGTTTCATGCCCTTCATGTTCTAAACCACTTACAGTGGATTTCACCGCAAATGATAAGGGGGATCAGAAATCTAAAGCGACTATCAAAGGGTTTAGGTCTTCAAGTATACTGAACAGAATTTGTCTTGATGATTTCCAGACAAGCACAAAAATAGATGCTTTG AGAGAAGAAATAAGGTTCATGGTTGAAAGAGATGGTTCTGCAAAAGCAATAGTCTTCAGCCAATTCACATCGTTTTTGGATCTGATACACTATTCTTTACAGAAG TCGGGCATCAGTTGTGTTCAGTTAGATGGATCCATGACTATGGCTGCAAGAGATAATGCAATTACAAGATTTACTGAGGATCCAGATTGCAGGATATTCCTTATGAGCTTGAAAGCCGGTGGTGTTGCCCTCAATCTTACAGTGGCATCACAT GTTTTCTTGATGGATCCTTGGTGGAATCCTGCTGTGGAGCGGCAAGCCCAAGATAGAATCCATCGAATAGGGCAGTATAAACCAATCAG GGTTGTGAGATTTGTGATTGAGAATACCATTGAGGAGAGGATCTTAAAGTTGCAAGAGAAGAAGGAACTAGTTTTTGAAGG GACGGTCGGTGGCTGTTCTGAGGCCTTGGGGAAACTAACAGAGGCAGACTTGAAATTTTTGTTTGTAACCTAA
- the LOC132068520 gene encoding DNA repair protein RAD16-like isoform X1 — protein MKLRSRPSSSSNKVGESSRQYQDSSDEDDVLSMSLDSDDYGSSDEDEADEVINLLNEGQTSGVLDSDYVTEEVWSEITKRRKLGSYRKKGQKSIKIKEEQVEEEEHADWMNEVGGGGEVDTGYLLLMGRIEDRKKSRDKSKKKRGATLMWEIWEEENDRWMAENYTNDLDLNGQNELVTETVEPPSDLIMPLLRYQKEWLAWALKQEESTARGGILADEMGMGKTVQAIALVLAQRELGQAISDSRLLSPAPCTSQELPAVKGTLVICPVVAVIQWVSEIDRFTTKGSNKILVYHGANREKNIDKFAEYDFVITTYSTVEAEYRKNVMPPKQKCQWCGKSFYEQKLSVHQKYFCGPDAVKTANQSKQQSKKPKPVGKTSKLKKDYSDSEIDTGKRGRGKGKKRKSETDAGSIDDSASVGQDMSTKKSILHSVKWNRIILDEAHYVKDRRSNTTRAILALESSYKWALSGTPLQNRVGELYSLVRFLQMIPYSYYFCKDCDCRVLDYSSSECPHCPHKSVRHFCWWNRYIASPIQAQGNHRTGRDAMVLLKHKILKSILLRRTKKGRAADLALPPRIVTLRKDSLDVKEEDYYTSLYNESQAQFNTYIQAGTLMNNYAHIFDLLTRLRQAVDHPYLVVYSSTALARNGHINDAGYVEQPCGLCHDPVEDPVVTSCTHVFCKSCLINFSASVGQVSCPSCSKPLTVDFTANDKGDQKSKATIKGFRSSSILNRICLDDFQTSTKIDALREEIRFMVERDGSAKAIVFSQFTSFLDLIHYSLQKSGISCVQLDGSMTMAARDNAITRFTEDPDCRIFLMSLKAGGVALNLTVASHVFLMDPWWNPAVERQAQDRIHRIGQYKPIRVVRFVIENTIEERILKLQEKKELVFEGTVGGCSEALGKLTEADLKFLFVT, from the exons ATGAAACTCCGTTCTCGTCCTTCATCCTCTtcaaataaag TAGGAGAATCAAGCCGCCAATATCAGGACAGTTCTGATGAGGATGATGTTCTTTCTATGTCTTTGGATTCTGATGACTATGGAAGCAGTGATGAAG ATGAAGCAGATGAAGTAATTAATTTGTTGAACGAAGGCCAAACTAGTGGAGTTCTTGATAGTGATTATGTAACAGAGGAAGTTTGGTCCGAGAtaacaaaaagaaggaaattggGATCCTATAGAAAAAAGGGCCAAAAGAGtatcaaaataaaagaagagcAGGTAGAAGAAGAGGAGCACGCAGATTGGATGAATGAAGTAGGAGGGGGTGGTGAAGTAGATACTGGCTATCTTCTATTGATGGGGAGGATAGAGGATAGGAAGAAGAGCCGTGACAAGAgtaaaaagaagagaggagccACTTTGATGTGGGAGATCTGGGAAGAAGAGAACGATAGGTGGATGGCTGAAAACTATACAAATGATCTAGACTTGAATGGTCAGAACGAGTTGGTGACTGAAACTGTTGAGCCACCATCTGACTTGATCATGCCCTTGCTGAGGTACCAGAAAGAGTGGTTGGCTTGGGCATTGAAGCAAGAAGAATCTACTGCTAGAGGCGGTATTCTTGCTGATGAAATGGGGATGGGAAAGACTGTTCAAGCCATAGCTCTTGTGCTTGCTCAACGCGAATTAGGGCAAGCAATTTCTGATTCCCGTTTGCTTTCACCTGCCCCTTGTACTTCCCAGGAGCTCCCAGCAGTGAAAGGAACCCTTGTTATATGTCCTGTTGTTGCTGTGATTCAGTGGGTCAGTGAGATTGACCGCTTCACCACTAAAGGAAGCAACAAAATTCTTGTTTATCATGGTGCCAACAGGGAGAAAAATATTGACAAATTCGCagaatatgattttgttatcACTACATACTCCACAGTGGAGGCTGAGTATAGGAAAAATGTGATGCCACCAAAACAAAAATGCCAGTGGTGTGGAAAATCTTTTTACGAACAAAAGTTGTCTGTTCACCAGAAGTACTTTTGTGGACCAGATGCTGTTAAAACTGCTAACCAATCAAAGCAGCAGAGCAAGAAGCCAAAGCCAGTAGGAAAAACCTCAAAGCTGAAAAAAGATTACAGTGATTCAGAAATTGATACGGGCAAAAGAGGTCGTGGGAAGGGAAAGAAGCGCAAGAGCGAGACTGATGCTGGTTCTATTGATGATTCAGCCAGTGTCGGTCAAGATATGTCCACGAAGAAGTCAATTTTGCACTCTGTGAAATGGAATCGTATCATTTTGGATGAG GCCCATTATGTGAAAGATAGACGCTCCAACACTACAAGAGCTATTCTTGCGCTAGAATCTTCTTATAAGTGGGCCTTAAGTGGTACTCCCCTCCAGAACCGTGTAGGAGAGTTGTACTCACTT GTCCGTTTCCTGCAAATGATTCCTTACTCGTACTACTTCTGCAAAGATTGTGATTGCAGAGTTCTGGACTATAG CTCATCCGAGTGCCCACATTGCCCCCACAAATCTGTTCGGCATTTTTGCTGGTGGAATAGA TACATTGCCTCACCCATACAAGCTCAAGGGAATCACAGGACTGGTAGAGATGCGATGGTTTTGTTGaaacacaaaattttgaaaagcatatTGCTAAGACGTACTAAAAAGGGAAGGGCTGCTGATCTTGCACTTCCTCCGAGGATT GTTACCTTGCGCAAAGATTCTTTGGATGTGAAAGAAGAAGACTACTACACATCACTATACAATGAAAGCCAGGCACAGTTTAATAC ATACATTCAAGCTGGTACTTTGATGAATAACTATGCTCACATTTTTGATCTACTCACTCGCCTGCGACAG GCAGTTGATCATCCTTATCTTGTGGTATACTCAAGTACTGCTTTGGCTAGAAATGGACACATAAATGATGCAGGCTATGTTGAACAACCATGTGGTTTATGTCATGATCCAGTAGAAGATCCAGTT GTTACTTCTTGCACACATGTCTTTTGCAAGTCATGTCTGATAAATTTTTCTGCAAGTGTGGGACAAGTTTCATGCCCTTCATGTTCTAAACCACTTACAGTGGATTTCACCGCAAATGATAAGGGGGATCAGAAATCTAAAGCGACTATCAAAGGGTTTAGGTCTTCAAGTATACTGAACAGAATTTGTCTTGATGATTTCCAGACAAGCACAAAAATAGATGCTTTG AGAGAAGAAATAAGGTTCATGGTTGAAAGAGATGGTTCTGCAAAAGCAATAGTCTTCAGCCAATTCACATCGTTTTTGGATCTGATACACTATTCTTTACAGAAG TCGGGCATCAGTTGTGTTCAGTTAGATGGATCCATGACTATGGCTGCAAGAGATAATGCAATTACAAGATTTACTGAGGATCCAGATTGCAGGATATTCCTTATGAGCTTGAAAGCCGGTGGTGTTGCCCTCAATCTTACAGTGGCATCACAT GTTTTCTTGATGGATCCTTGGTGGAATCCTGCTGTGGAGCGGCAAGCCCAAGATAGAATCCATCGAATAGGGCAGTATAAACCAATCAG GGTTGTGAGATTTGTGATTGAGAATACCATTGAGGAGAGGATCTTAAAGTTGCAAGAGAAGAAGGAACTAGTTTTTGAAGG GACGGTCGGTGGCTGTTCTGAGGCCTTGGGGAAACTAACAGAGGCAGACTTGAAATTTTTGTTTGTAACCTAA
- the LOC132068520 gene encoding DNA repair protein RAD16-like isoform X3 — translation MKLRSRPSSSSNKVGESSRQYQDSSDEDDVLSMSLDSDDYGSSDEDEVINLLNEGQTSGVLDSDYVTEEVWSEITKRRKLGSYRKKGQKSIKIKEEQVEEEEHADWMNEVGGGGEVDTGYLLLMGRIEDRKKSRDKSKKKRGATLMWEIWEEENDRWMAENYTNDLDLNGQNELVTETVEPPSDLIMPLLRYQKEWLAWALKQEESTARGGILADEMGMGKTVQAIALVLAQRELGQAISDSRLLSPAPCTSQELPAVKGTLVICPVVAVIQWVSEIDRFTTKGSNKILVYHGANREKNIDKFAEYDFVITTYSTVEAEYRKNVMPPKQKCQWCGKSFYEQKLSVHQKYFCGPDAVKTANQSKQQSKKPKPVGKTSKLKKDYSDSEIDTGKRGRGKGKKRKSETDAGSIDDSASVGQDMSTKKSILHSVKWNRIILDEAHYVKDRRSNTTRAILALESSYKWALSGTPLQNRVGELYSLVRFLQMIPYSYYFCKDCDCRVLDYSSSECPHCPHKSVRHFCWWNRYIASPIQAQGNHRTGRDAMVLLKHKILKSILLRRTKKGRAADLALPPRIVTLRKDSLDVKEEDYYTSLYNESQAQFNTYIQAGTLMNNYAHIFDLLTRLRQAVDHPYLVVYSSTALARNGHINDAGYVEQPCGLCHDPVEDPVVTSCTHVFCKSCLINFSASVGQVSCPSCSKPLTVDFTANDKGDQKSKATIKGFRSSSILNRICLDDFQTSTKIDALREEIRFMVERDGSAKAIVFSQFTSFLDLIHYSLQKSGISCVQLDGSMTMAARDNAITRFTEDPDCRIFLMSLKAGGVALNLTVASHVFLMDPWWNPAVERQAQDRIHRIGQYKPIRVVRFVIENTIEERILKLQEKKELVFEGTVGGCSEALGKLTEADLKFLFVT, via the exons ATGAAACTCCGTTCTCGTCCTTCATCCTCTtcaaataaag TAGGAGAATCAAGCCGCCAATATCAGGACAGTTCTGATGAGGATGATGTTCTTTCTATGTCTTTGGATTCTGATGACTATGGAAGCAGTGATGAAG ATGAAGTAATTAATTTGTTGAACGAAGGCCAAACTAGTGGAGTTCTTGATAGTGATTATGTAACAGAGGAAGTTTGGTCCGAGAtaacaaaaagaaggaaattggGATCCTATAGAAAAAAGGGCCAAAAGAGtatcaaaataaaagaagagcAGGTAGAAGAAGAGGAGCACGCAGATTGGATGAATGAAGTAGGAGGGGGTGGTGAAGTAGATACTGGCTATCTTCTATTGATGGGGAGGATAGAGGATAGGAAGAAGAGCCGTGACAAGAgtaaaaagaagagaggagccACTTTGATGTGGGAGATCTGGGAAGAAGAGAACGATAGGTGGATGGCTGAAAACTATACAAATGATCTAGACTTGAATGGTCAGAACGAGTTGGTGACTGAAACTGTTGAGCCACCATCTGACTTGATCATGCCCTTGCTGAGGTACCAGAAAGAGTGGTTGGCTTGGGCATTGAAGCAAGAAGAATCTACTGCTAGAGGCGGTATTCTTGCTGATGAAATGGGGATGGGAAAGACTGTTCAAGCCATAGCTCTTGTGCTTGCTCAACGCGAATTAGGGCAAGCAATTTCTGATTCCCGTTTGCTTTCACCTGCCCCTTGTACTTCCCAGGAGCTCCCAGCAGTGAAAGGAACCCTTGTTATATGTCCTGTTGTTGCTGTGATTCAGTGGGTCAGTGAGATTGACCGCTTCACCACTAAAGGAAGCAACAAAATTCTTGTTTATCATGGTGCCAACAGGGAGAAAAATATTGACAAATTCGCagaatatgattttgttatcACTACATACTCCACAGTGGAGGCTGAGTATAGGAAAAATGTGATGCCACCAAAACAAAAATGCCAGTGGTGTGGAAAATCTTTTTACGAACAAAAGTTGTCTGTTCACCAGAAGTACTTTTGTGGACCAGATGCTGTTAAAACTGCTAACCAATCAAAGCAGCAGAGCAAGAAGCCAAAGCCAGTAGGAAAAACCTCAAAGCTGAAAAAAGATTACAGTGATTCAGAAATTGATACGGGCAAAAGAGGTCGTGGGAAGGGAAAGAAGCGCAAGAGCGAGACTGATGCTGGTTCTATTGATGATTCAGCCAGTGTCGGTCAAGATATGTCCACGAAGAAGTCAATTTTGCACTCTGTGAAATGGAATCGTATCATTTTGGATGAG GCCCATTATGTGAAAGATAGACGCTCCAACACTACAAGAGCTATTCTTGCGCTAGAATCTTCTTATAAGTGGGCCTTAAGTGGTACTCCCCTCCAGAACCGTGTAGGAGAGTTGTACTCACTT GTCCGTTTCCTGCAAATGATTCCTTACTCGTACTACTTCTGCAAAGATTGTGATTGCAGAGTTCTGGACTATAG CTCATCCGAGTGCCCACATTGCCCCCACAAATCTGTTCGGCATTTTTGCTGGTGGAATAGA TACATTGCCTCACCCATACAAGCTCAAGGGAATCACAGGACTGGTAGAGATGCGATGGTTTTGTTGaaacacaaaattttgaaaagcatatTGCTAAGACGTACTAAAAAGGGAAGGGCTGCTGATCTTGCACTTCCTCCGAGGATT GTTACCTTGCGCAAAGATTCTTTGGATGTGAAAGAAGAAGACTACTACACATCACTATACAATGAAAGCCAGGCACAGTTTAATAC ATACATTCAAGCTGGTACTTTGATGAATAACTATGCTCACATTTTTGATCTACTCACTCGCCTGCGACAG GCAGTTGATCATCCTTATCTTGTGGTATACTCAAGTACTGCTTTGGCTAGAAATGGACACATAAATGATGCAGGCTATGTTGAACAACCATGTGGTTTATGTCATGATCCAGTAGAAGATCCAGTT GTTACTTCTTGCACACATGTCTTTTGCAAGTCATGTCTGATAAATTTTTCTGCAAGTGTGGGACAAGTTTCATGCCCTTCATGTTCTAAACCACTTACAGTGGATTTCACCGCAAATGATAAGGGGGATCAGAAATCTAAAGCGACTATCAAAGGGTTTAGGTCTTCAAGTATACTGAACAGAATTTGTCTTGATGATTTCCAGACAAGCACAAAAATAGATGCTTTG AGAGAAGAAATAAGGTTCATGGTTGAAAGAGATGGTTCTGCAAAAGCAATAGTCTTCAGCCAATTCACATCGTTTTTGGATCTGATACACTATTCTTTACAGAAG TCGGGCATCAGTTGTGTTCAGTTAGATGGATCCATGACTATGGCTGCAAGAGATAATGCAATTACAAGATTTACTGAGGATCCAGATTGCAGGATATTCCTTATGAGCTTGAAAGCCGGTGGTGTTGCCCTCAATCTTACAGTGGCATCACAT GTTTTCTTGATGGATCCTTGGTGGAATCCTGCTGTGGAGCGGCAAGCCCAAGATAGAATCCATCGAATAGGGCAGTATAAACCAATCAG GGTTGTGAGATTTGTGATTGAGAATACCATTGAGGAGAGGATCTTAAAGTTGCAAGAGAAGAAGGAACTAGTTTTTGAAGG GACGGTCGGTGGCTGTTCTGAGGCCTTGGGGAAACTAACAGAGGCAGACTTGAAATTTTTGTTTGTAACCTAA